In a genomic window of Methylobacter sp. YRD-M1:
- a CDS encoding peroxiredoxin — protein sequence MIEKDQEAPFFRAVNQNNKLVYLSDYYGKNVVLYFYPKDDTPGCTIEANDFTSLAQDFADLDTVVIGVSKDTCECHRAFIDKHNLNVPLLADTSGELCNKYGVWQEVEKEGEKKMKIVRSTFLINKDGVVEEAMYNVNPEGHAQDVLEKVRQLAPKTESEETVG from the coding sequence ATGATAGAGAAAGACCAAGAGGCGCCTTTTTTCAGAGCGGTTAACCAGAATAATAAATTAGTTTATTTATCGGATTACTACGGCAAGAATGTCGTGCTGTATTTTTACCCGAAAGACGATACGCCCGGCTGCACGATAGAAGCCAATGACTTCACCTCGCTGGCCCAGGATTTTGCCGATCTGGACACCGTCGTGATAGGCGTCAGCAAAGATACCTGCGAGTGCCATAGGGCTTTTATAGACAAACATAACCTGAATGTGCCGTTGCTGGCCGATACCTCGGGCGAATTGTGCAACAAGTACGGCGTCTGGCAGGAAGTTGAAAAGGAAGGCGAAAAGAAAATGAAAATCGTGCGTTCGACTTTTCTTATCAATAAGGACGGCGTTGTGGAAGAAGCCATGTACAACGTCAATCCCGAAGGACATGCGCAGGACGTATTGGAGAAGGTCAGGCAGTTAGCGCCTAAAACCGAAAGCGAAGAAACTGTCGGCTGA
- the rpiA gene encoding ribose-5-phosphate isomerase RpiA has product MNDKELVARHAARQVKDSMIVGLGTGSTANYFIDELARRRTEEGLQVTAAASSVVSTIRAQELGLPLVALEHLARLDLYVDGADEVTPDMTLLKGRGYDLVREKLLARASDMFIVLVDRSKQVGRIGEHFPIPVEVMPFAWQLVKKRLEALGGQGNLRQNAAKDGLAVTSYGSLVLDMVFDPALDSQALDTVLNDTPGVVEHGIFRGLASAVFIAAEGQIQEYWPTRC; this is encoded by the coding sequence ATGAACGATAAAGAATTAGTCGCGCGGCATGCGGCCCGGCAGGTGAAGGATAGCATGATCGTCGGTCTTGGCACAGGCTCGACTGCCAATTATTTTATTGACGAGCTTGCGAGGCGCCGCACTGAGGAAGGCTTGCAGGTGACTGCGGCGGCCAGTTCCGTCGTCAGTACGATCAGGGCGCAGGAACTCGGGCTGCCATTGGTGGCGCTGGAGCACTTGGCCCGGCTCGATCTCTACGTTGATGGCGCTGATGAAGTGACCCCGGATATGACCCTGCTGAAAGGCCGCGGCTACGACCTGGTCCGGGAAAAGCTGCTGGCAAGGGCCAGCGATATGTTTATCGTGCTGGTCGACCGAAGCAAGCAGGTGGGCCGTATCGGCGAACATTTTCCTATACCGGTCGAGGTCATGCCGTTCGCCTGGCAATTGGTCAAGAAGCGGCTCGAGGCATTGGGTGGACAGGGCAATCTGCGCCAGAATGCGGCTAAAGACGGACTGGCCGTAACTTCCTACGGCAGTCTGGTGCTCGATATGGTTTTTGATCCGGCGCTTGACAGCCAGGCGCTCGATACGGTCTTGAACGATACGCCGGGCGTCGTCGAGCACGGTATCTTTCGCGGGCTGGCCAGTGCCGTTTTTATTGCGGCGGAGGGTCAGATACAGGAATATTGGCCTACGCGGTGTTAG
- a CDS encoding LemA family protein, which yields MRKSVFLVGLMLMSLSLTGCGYNTLQSTDEQIKASWGEVLNQYKRRADLVPNLVNVVKGYAGHEKEVLTRVTESRARVGSIQATPDLLNDEQAFTKFQDAQGELSSALTRLLAVAENYPQLKADSLFRDLQAQLEGTENRIAVARNRYIKAVQEYNVTVRSFPTNLTAMMFGYKTKPSFAVEDEQTITTPPKVDFNAPPPGMPSPETGR from the coding sequence ATGCGCAAAAGTGTATTTTTGGTAGGGCTCATGCTGATGAGTCTGTCTTTAACCGGTTGCGGCTACAATACGCTTCAGTCCACGGACGAGCAAATCAAGGCAAGCTGGGGCGAAGTGCTGAACCAGTACAAGCGCAGAGCCGATCTGGTGCCGAATCTCGTTAATGTGGTAAAAGGCTATGCCGGCCATGAAAAAGAGGTGCTGACCCGCGTGACGGAATCCAGAGCCCGGGTCGGCTCAATCCAGGCGACTCCCGATTTGCTCAACGACGAGCAGGCTTTCACCAAGTTTCAGGATGCTCAGGGCGAACTGTCTTCCGCATTGACGCGTCTGCTGGCGGTGGCCGAAAACTATCCGCAATTGAAAGCCGACAGCCTGTTTCGGGATTTGCAGGCGCAGTTGGAAGGCACGGAGAATCGCATTGCCGTCGCGCGCAATCGCTATATTAAAGCAGTACAGGAATATAATGTAACCGTGCGTTCTTTCCCGACCAATCTGACGGCCATGATGTTCGGATACAAAACCAAACCTTCGTTCGCGGTGGAAGATGAGCAAACGATAACTACACCGCCCAAGGTCGATTTCAATGCACCGCCTCCGGGAATGCCTTCTCCTGAAACCGGCCGCTGA
- a CDS encoding SGNH/GDSL hydrolase family protein: MKTILCYGDSNTWGYIPGTGQRYAPKIRWPGILGRELGNDYRVVEEGLSGRYTVWDEPFRPGRNGAALLLPLLQSHAPLDLVILMLGTNDVLHFRDNTAFDAARGAGILVDIVQKSGCGPDDLPPDVLLVSPPRITRLSAELGLKCHGLPERSAEFEQHYAAVAGAAGCYFIDAADYCEPSPVDGVHLDEAGHLALGMAMAAKVQACI; the protein is encoded by the coding sequence ATGAAGACGATACTCTGTTATGGCGATTCCAATACCTGGGGTTATATTCCGGGCACAGGCCAACGCTATGCTCCTAAAATACGCTGGCCCGGCATTCTCGGCCGCGAGCTTGGCAATGATTACCGTGTTGTCGAGGAAGGCCTCAGCGGGCGCTATACGGTCTGGGACGAACCGTTCCGGCCCGGCCGCAACGGCGCGGCGCTGCTGCTGCCGCTGCTGCAGTCGCACGCGCCGCTGGACCTCGTGATCCTGATGCTGGGCACGAACGACGTGCTGCATTTCAGGGACAACACGGCTTTCGATGCGGCGCGCGGCGCAGGCATACTGGTCGACATCGTGCAAAAAAGCGGTTGCGGGCCGGATGATCTGCCGCCTGATGTGCTGTTGGTCAGCCCGCCCAGAATTACTCGGCTTTCCGCCGAGCTTGGCCTGAAGTGCCATGGTTTGCCTGAGCGGTCTGCGGAATTCGAGCAACATTACGCCGCCGTCGCCGGCGCGGCCGGATGCTATTTCATTGATGCTGCCGATTATTGCGAGCCCAGCCCCGTCGACGGCGTGCATCTGGATGAAGCAGGGCATCTGGCGCTGGGCATGGCGATGGCTGCCAAGGTGCAGGCCTGCATCTAG
- the glyA gene encoding serine hydroxymethyltransferase — protein MTKPRHEFFSTRLNESDPEIWQAIDGELNRQHDQIELIASENFVSRAVLQAQGSILTNKTVEGYPGGRYYGGAEFADRIEQLAIDRACRLFNCRYANVQPHSGSNANQAAFLALLGYGDTILSMDVAAGGHISHGHPATQTGRRYRIVSYGVSREDECIDYAEVRRLAQAHKPKLIIAGGSAYSRIIDFPRLRATADEVGAYLLVDMAHFAGLVATGYYPDPFPHAHVVTTTTYKSLRGARGGIVLANDENIARKIAASVFPGVQGSLLLHAIAGKAVCLGEALQPEFKAYNGQVLANAKVLAESLAKAGYRIVSGQTDTGLMLVDLTAKGLNGARAVVALERAGLTCNKNLIPFDPLPAEIASGIRLSANAGTTRGFGTAEFAQIAGWIAEVLDGLVKNADNAAMEAHIREQVSALCREFPIYSES, from the coding sequence ATGACCAAACCCAGGCACGAATTTTTTTCAACAAGACTCAACGAATCCGATCCGGAAATATGGCAAGCCATCGACGGCGAATTAAACCGCCAGCACGACCAGATCGAATTGATCGCCTCGGAGAATTTCGTCAGCCGCGCCGTATTGCAGGCGCAGGGCTCCATCCTGACCAACAAGACCGTCGAAGGCTATCCGGGCGGGCGGTATTACGGCGGCGCCGAATTCGCCGATCGCATAGAACAGCTGGCGATCGACCGGGCCTGTCGTCTGTTCAACTGCCGCTACGCCAACGTGCAGCCCCATTCGGGCAGCAACGCCAATCAGGCGGCTTTCCTGGCCTTGCTCGGCTACGGCGATACGATTTTGTCCATGGATGTGGCGGCAGGCGGCCATATCAGCCACGGTCATCCGGCAACCCAGACAGGGCGGCGCTACCGCATCGTCAGTTACGGCGTGAGCCGCGAGGATGAATGCATCGATTATGCGGAGGTGCGCCGGCTCGCACAGGCGCACAAACCTAAACTGATCATTGCCGGCGGCTCGGCTTACAGCCGGATCATCGATTTTCCCCGGTTAAGGGCAACCGCCGACGAAGTCGGGGCTTATCTGCTGGTCGATATGGCGCATTTCGCCGGCCTGGTCGCGACCGGTTATTATCCCGATCCGTTTCCGCATGCCCACGTCGTGACGACGACCACCTACAAGAGCCTGCGCGGCGCGCGCGGCGGCATAGTTCTGGCCAATGATGAAAATATCGCCCGGAAAATCGCGGCGTCGGTCTTTCCAGGCGTACAGGGCTCGTTGCTGCTGCATGCGATTGCCGGCAAGGCCGTATGCCTGGGCGAAGCGCTGCAGCCTGAATTCAAGGCCTATAACGGCCAGGTGCTGGCCAATGCCAAAGTTCTGGCGGAAAGTCTGGCGAAGGCCGGATATCGCATCGTGTCCGGGCAAACCGATACCGGGCTCATGCTGGTCGATTTGACTGCCAAAGGACTTAACGGAGCCCGTGCCGTGGTTGCGCTGGAAAGGGCAGGGCTGACCTGCAACAAAAACCTGATTCCGTTCGATCCGCTGCCGGCGGAAATTGCCTCGGGCATCCGTCTGTCGGCCAACGCCGGCACGACGCGCGGTTTCGGCACTGCCGAGTTTGCACAAATTGCCGGCTGGATCGCCGAGGTATTGGATGGACTGGTCAAAAATGCTGATAATGCGGCGATGGAAGCCCATATCCGCGAGCAGGTTTCTGCCTTGTGCCGGGAATTTCCGATCTATTCCGAAAGCTGA
- a CDS encoding DUF4870 family protein, protein MADSASHIENGSKNDEKLKPLKTITAVVYLCQVLAFALAGLPFIVGAFINLAKRKDVQGTWLESHFNWQIRTFWIALALFAISRLMMFMGGSLILTVAVLWLGYRIAVGWYALHDNKPIDERTL, encoded by the coding sequence ATGGCCGACAGTGCTTCACATATAGAAAACGGATCGAAAAATGATGAAAAACTGAAACCGTTAAAAACGATAACCGCTGTTGTTTACTTGTGCCAGGTATTGGCATTTGCCTTAGCTGGACTGCCTTTTATAGTAGGCGCCTTTATTAATCTAGCGAAACGGAAAGACGTCCAGGGAACATGGCTGGAGTCCCATTTCAACTGGCAAATAAGAACCTTCTGGATCGCTTTAGCCTTATTTGCGATCAGCAGACTGATGATGTTTATGGGAGGCAGCCTTATACTGACTGTTGCCGTGTTGTGGCTGGGCTATCGCATTGCAGTGGGCTGGTATGCATTACATGACAATAAGCCTATTGATGAAAGAACACTGTAG
- a CDS encoding ATP-binding protein, with protein MAWLPIPLLLVAISLLWAADSRISYELPYLQIGLSFCLSTLVSLLIAYLTGRSFMTNGMPGLLLLGCGALFWGSAGFLAGTATLIRDGYEHIDQNTLVTIHNICAWISALCHLAGAAFSLRWKLTLSKSYFWLAMSFAIAFGTVALVVSMVLSSWTPVFFIQGQGGTPVRQFVLGSAIAMFVFTAILLRAMNPSRTSSFINWYSLALLLLAVGLFGVMIQSVHGSLLGWTGRGAQFLGGVYMLAAAFMSIRESGKHEIRLERPVHNSLYYYGVTIAIVVAAAIVRLVFLQELEMRVAFITFYPAVMIAAFYGGMRTGLLAVVLSALLADYFWIGQEEWQFSIEESDDWLGIAVFTVTGVMISWITESMHHALARVAVAETEARFVAERKSKEAELQKLNRTLSVIMRSSQMMMRATDEMAYLNEICRIIAEDCEHTMVWIGYAEHDESKTVRPVAHAGFEKDYLESLNITWMDNERGRGPTGTCIRTGKPSIFRNMQTDPRFKLWRQETIKKGYASSLTFPLFSDAGYQLDFFLMKGYASALAFPLFAHSAVVGAITIYSMEPELFSEDEIKLLAELADDLSFGITALRLRKEHKQAEKALQRSEKRYRTLFETMTEGLMFDEIIYDDSGNPCDLRVLEVNPAFEHQTGLSAGDIVGRTVRELFPDTRPTWYQIFGKVALTGEHAHFEMWANSLGRCFEISAFQTEPGRIGVIFFDVTDRKRAAEALQENHRRKDEFLAMLAHELRNPLAPICNAVQVLRKIDHANPTADWGYDVIDRQVQHMARLLDDLLDTARIMQGKIILKNQRINLNDVIACAIESCRPLIESKRHRLALSLPAEPQWLEGDAMRLEQILMNLLNNAAKYMREGGDIKLSVVIEDDLALIRVQDTGIGIAPELLPHVFDIFTQADRSLAHSQGGLGLGLNLVQRLAELHGGSVMAASAGLDLGSEFTVRLPLLPAEHAAVTSTDEAMPVGSSEEIPQLRILVVDDNIDSAESLAVLLRLSGHEVATVACGTDALAYSVDFQPKVVILDIGLPDIDGYEVARRLRGMPEMRHAKLVAVTGYGQDEDRRHSRMAGFDYHFLKPVDFDAISEVLMTVSSSSAPELQS; from the coding sequence ATGGCATGGCTGCCGATTCCCTTGCTGCTTGTCGCGATATCTCTATTATGGGCGGCGGATTCGAGAATATCGTATGAATTGCCTTATCTCCAGATTGGTCTGTCTTTCTGTCTCTCGACGCTGGTATCACTGCTCATCGCTTACCTGACCGGCCGCAGTTTCATGACCAATGGCATGCCGGGACTGTTGCTGTTGGGTTGCGGTGCTTTATTCTGGGGTTCTGCCGGTTTTCTGGCTGGCACAGCCACATTGATAAGAGATGGTTACGAGCATATCGATCAGAATACCCTGGTAACCATTCATAATATCTGTGCCTGGATATCGGCTTTATGCCATTTGGCGGGCGCGGCCTTTTCATTGAGGTGGAAACTCACTCTTAGCAAATCGTACTTCTGGCTTGCGATGAGTTTTGCGATAGCCTTTGGTACTGTGGCGCTGGTTGTCTCGATGGTGCTCTCCAGCTGGACTCCGGTTTTCTTCATACAGGGCCAGGGCGGAACGCCGGTGCGGCAATTCGTATTGGGTTCGGCCATCGCCATGTTTGTCTTTACAGCTATCCTGCTGCGCGCGATGAACCCTTCACGCACGTCCTCTTTTATAAACTGGTATTCACTGGCGCTGCTGCTGCTTGCAGTCGGGCTATTCGGTGTTATGATCCAGTCCGTCCATGGCAGCCTGTTAGGCTGGACAGGACGCGGCGCACAATTCCTCGGCGGCGTCTATATGCTGGCTGCGGCTTTCATGTCGATACGCGAGTCGGGTAAGCATGAGATCCGGCTGGAGCGTCCGGTGCACAACAGCCTTTATTATTACGGCGTTACCATTGCGATAGTCGTTGCCGCCGCCATCGTGCGTCTGGTGTTCCTACAGGAACTGGAGATGCGCGTCGCCTTTATAACGTTCTATCCGGCTGTGATGATCGCGGCGTTCTATGGCGGCATGCGGACTGGTTTATTGGCTGTCGTACTGTCGGCTCTTCTGGCGGATTATTTTTGGATTGGTCAGGAGGAGTGGCAATTCTCAATTGAAGAATCAGACGACTGGCTGGGCATAGCGGTCTTTACTGTCACCGGCGTCATGATCTCATGGATTACCGAGAGCATGCATCACGCTCTGGCGCGAGTTGCCGTGGCCGAGACCGAAGCCCGATTTGTCGCTGAACGCAAGAGCAAAGAAGCCGAGCTTCAAAAGCTTAACCGGACACTCAGCGTGATTATGCGCAGCAGTCAAATGATGATGCGCGCCACCGATGAAATGGCGTACTTGAATGAGATATGCCGGATTATTGCTGAAGACTGTGAACACACAATGGTGTGGATAGGCTATGCGGAACATGATGAAAGCAAAACCGTCCGGCCTGTCGCCCATGCCGGTTTCGAGAAAGATTATCTGGAAAGCCTGAATATCACCTGGATGGATAACGAGCGCGGGCGAGGCCCCACGGGCACGTGCATACGTACTGGAAAGCCCAGCATCTTTCGCAATATGCAGACTGATCCCAGATTCAAACTTTGGCGGCAGGAAACGATAAAGAAGGGATATGCTTCTTCGCTCACTTTTCCTCTGTTTTCTGATGCCGGTTATCAACTCGATTTTTTTCTTATGAAGGGATACGCCTCGGCGCTCGCCTTTCCGTTGTTTGCTCATAGTGCGGTCGTCGGCGCCATCACCATCTATTCCATGGAGCCGGAACTCTTTTCGGAAGATGAAATTAAATTGCTGGCCGAGTTGGCGGATGACCTCAGCTTTGGCATCACGGCACTCAGATTGCGTAAGGAGCATAAACAGGCCGAGAAGGCGCTGCAACGCAGCGAGAAGCGGTACCGAACGCTTTTTGAGACAATGACCGAAGGGCTCATGTTCGATGAAATTATTTACGATGACTCGGGCAATCCTTGCGATCTGCGTGTCCTGGAAGTCAATCCGGCGTTCGAGCACCAGACAGGATTGAGCGCCGGCGACATCGTTGGCCGCACGGTTCGAGAGCTGTTCCCGGACACAAGGCCGACATGGTATCAGATTTTTGGCAAAGTGGCTTTGACCGGCGAGCACGCACACTTTGAAATGTGGGCTAATTCCCTGGGGCGCTGTTTTGAAATCAGTGCTTTTCAGACCGAGCCGGGCCGAATCGGAGTCATATTTTTTGATGTCACCGATCGCAAGCGCGCCGCCGAAGCATTACAGGAAAACCACCGCCGCAAGGATGAGTTTCTTGCCATGCTCGCCCACGAGCTGCGCAATCCGCTGGCGCCTATCTGCAACGCCGTGCAGGTGCTGAGGAAAATCGATCATGCTAACCCTACAGCCGACTGGGGATACGACGTCATTGACCGGCAAGTGCAGCACATGGCCCGGCTTCTGGATGATCTTCTTGATACGGCCCGCATCATGCAAGGTAAAATCATCCTGAAAAATCAGCGCATCAATCTGAACGATGTCATCGCCTGCGCCATTGAAAGCTGCCGACCGCTCATTGAGTCCAAAAGGCACCGCCTCGCTCTTTCCCTGCCGGCGGAGCCGCAATGGCTGGAAGGCGATGCCATGCGGTTAGAGCAAATTCTGATGAATCTGTTGAATAATGCGGCCAAATACATGCGGGAGGGCGGCGATATCAAACTGAGTGTCGTGATAGAGGATGATTTGGCGCTGATCCGGGTTCAGGATACCGGCATCGGTATTGCGCCGGAACTGTTGCCGCATGTGTTTGATATTTTCACGCAAGCAGACCGCTCGCTTGCCCACTCCCAAGGCGGCTTGGGACTGGGACTGAACCTGGTGCAGCGCCTGGCTGAGCTGCATGGCGGTTCTGTTATGGCTGCCAGCGCAGGACTCGATTTGGGCAGCGAGTTTACAGTACGGCTTCCGCTCCTGCCGGCCGAGCATGCGGCCGTTACCTCGACTGATGAGGCGATGCCCGTCGGTTCTTCTGAAGAAATCCCGCAGCTTCGGATTCTGGTTGTCGATGACAATATAGATAGCGCTGAAAGTCTTGCCGTTCTGCTTCGTTTGTCAGGACATGAAGTGGCAACCGTAGCATGCGGCACTGATGCGTTGGCATATTCTGTCGATTTCCAGCCTAAAGTCGTCATACTCGATATCGGTCTGCCCGACATAGATGGTTATGAGGTTGCCCGACGGTTGCGCGGAATGCCTGAGATGAGGCATGCGAAGTTAGTTGCCGTGACTGGTTATGGACAGGATGAGGATCGGAGGCATTCACGAATGGCCGGTTTTGACTACCACTTTCTTAAACCGGTCGATTTCGATGCTATCAGCGAAGTTTTGATGACAGTCTCCAGCAGTTCTGCGCCGGAATTGCAGTCTTAA
- a CDS encoding PA2169 family four-helix-bundle protein, producing the protein MTNEETISVLNDLIEVSKDGEREFQDCAEDVTDPELLNFFTEKSQQCTKGAEMLQEQVRRLGGEPETEGSFSGAAHRMWVNLKTAITGADKASILKECERGEQHAVEAYEKALQEDLPADVRQIVEMQHHAVVANMERVHNMLQGQMQ; encoded by the coding sequence ATGACTAACGAAGAAACAATTTCCGTCCTTAACGATCTGATCGAAGTATCCAAAGACGGCGAACGGGAATTCCAGGATTGCGCTGAGGACGTCACTGATCCGGAACTCTTGAATTTTTTCACTGAAAAATCGCAACAGTGCACAAAAGGCGCCGAGATGCTGCAGGAACAAGTACGCCGCCTAGGAGGAGAGCCGGAAACCGAAGGCAGTTTTTCGGGGGCCGCTCATCGAATGTGGGTAAACCTGAAAACGGCAATAACCGGCGCCGATAAAGCCTCGATACTGAAAGAGTGCGAACGCGGTGAACAACATGCCGTGGAAGCATACGAAAAAGCCTTGCAGGAAGATCTGCCTGCTGATGTTCGCCAAATAGTTGAAATGCAGCATCATGCGGTCGTAGCCAATATGGAACGCGTGCACAATATGTTGCAAGGTCAGATGCAATAA
- a CDS encoding TPM domain-containing protein gives MRALALAVRSIAVALILLAVGLSVADVPVPALQARVTDLTGTLSPAQQSKLEQVLMEFERRKGSQIAVLIIPTTQPEAIEQYAMRVAETWKLGRKGIDDGVLLLVAREDRTLRIEVGYGLEGVIPDAVAKRVISEIIIPYFKQNDYFGGIEAGVNRLIRLIDGEPLPPPVKKDVSWSGFEDFLPIVFLVVLIGAGLFRMIFGRLLGSSIVGGLVGILFWLIAGSLIIALIAGLFAFLFSLGGMRSSGFWPGGGGYGGGFGGRGGGFSGGGGGFGGGGASGHWRIALAAPLVTERN, from the coding sequence ATGAGAGCGCTGGCTCTGGCGGTACGTTCGATTGCCGTAGCACTCATTCTGCTGGCAGTAGGCTTGTCTGTGGCCGATGTGCCCGTTCCTGCTCTGCAGGCTCGGGTCACGGATCTGACCGGTACGTTATCTCCGGCTCAACAAAGCAAGCTTGAGCAGGTGCTGATGGAGTTTGAGAGGCGCAAGGGCAGCCAGATCGCCGTACTGATCATTCCGACGACGCAGCCAGAGGCCATCGAGCAATACGCCATGCGCGTGGCGGAAACGTGGAAGCTGGGCAGGAAAGGCATCGATGACGGCGTGCTGTTGCTGGTCGCAAGGGAAGACCGGACGTTGCGCATTGAAGTCGGCTATGGACTGGAGGGCGTCATTCCCGATGCCGTGGCCAAGCGCGTGATCAGCGAGATCATCATCCCTTATTTTAAGCAGAATGATTACTTCGGCGGCATCGAAGCCGGCGTGAACCGCCTGATCCGCCTGATTGACGGCGAGCCTTTGCCGCCGCCGGTCAAGAAAGATGTGTCCTGGTCCGGTTTCGAAGATTTTCTGCCGATTGTGTTTCTGGTGGTTTTAATCGGAGCCGGCCTGTTCCGTATGATTTTCGGCCGATTGCTGGGATCTTCTATCGTTGGTGGCCTGGTAGGGATTTTGTTCTGGCTCATCGCAGGTTCCTTGATAATCGCATTGATCGCAGGGTTGTTCGCTTTCCTGTTTTCGCTGGGCGGCATGCGTAGCAGCGGCTTTTGGCCTGGCGGCGGAGGTTATGGAGGGGGCTTTGGCGGCCGTGGCGGCGGATTCAGTGGTGGCGGTGGCGGCTTTGGCGGAGGCGGCGCATCGGGCCATTGGCGAATTGCTTTGGCTGCACCGCTTGTGACGGAAAGGAATTAA
- a CDS encoding cold-shock protein has protein sequence MTTGIVKWFNSEKGFGFIEQKSGPDVFVHFRNILGTGGFRSLDEGQKVQFSVSQGQKGPQAEDVTVIG, from the coding sequence ATGACTACTGGCATCGTTAAATGGTTTAACTCCGAGAAAGGTTTCGGCTTTATCGAACAAAAATCCGGCCCTGATGTTTTCGTACATTTCAGAAATATCCTGGGCACAGGCGGTTTCAGATCGCTTGATGAAGGACAAAAAGTACAGTTTAGCGTCTCACAAGGTCAAAAAGGCCCGCAAGCTGAAGACGTAACTGTAATCGGCTAA
- a CDS encoding DUF504 domain-containing protein → MAQSDRATVKDDITIASIFSIMMPIQDLLNRIRWDEEFGRAEFRIGYYDRIEHSLVVKPLADIKFPKDSHNVFEWNDSEGETHTVPLHRIKAVYRNGELIWQRTH, encoded by the coding sequence ATGGCACAAAGTGATCGGGCGACAGTCAAAGACGATATAACGATAGCGTCAATTTTTTCAATCATGATGCCCATTCAAGATCTGCTCAATCGCATACGCTGGGACGAAGAGTTCGGCCGTGCGGAATTCCGGATCGGTTATTACGACCGTATTGAACATAGCCTTGTGGTGAAGCCGCTTGCCGACATCAAATTTCCCAAAGACAGCCATAATGTTTTTGAATGGAATGACAGCGAAGGCGAAACCCATACCGTTCCGCTGCATCGCATCAAGGCGGTTTACCGGAACGGAGAGCTGATTTGGCAGAGAACTCATTGA
- a CDS encoding TPM domain-containing protein — protein MNLKRIIRHLWTDRRTVRRAFPSRSMQAIEIAIRQAEAGHQGQIRFAVEASLDWGALLRDQTARDRAIDVFSQLRVWDTAQNNGVLIYLLFADHDVEIVADRGIHSRVGKQGWEAICQDMESAFRQRQFEAGVISGIRAVGEHLARHYPGQGVQVNELPDQPVQM, from the coding sequence ATGAATCTTAAGCGCATCATCAGACATTTGTGGACAGACCGCCGGACGGTTCGGCGGGCTTTTCCGTCCCGCTCCATGCAGGCGATTGAAATCGCGATTCGCCAGGCCGAAGCCGGCCATCAGGGGCAGATTCGTTTCGCTGTAGAAGCTTCGCTTGATTGGGGAGCATTATTAAGAGACCAGACTGCGCGTGATCGGGCCATCGATGTTTTTTCCCAGTTGCGGGTCTGGGATACGGCTCAGAACAATGGCGTGCTGATTTATCTGTTATTTGCGGACCATGATGTTGAAATTGTCGCCGATCGAGGCATACACAGCCGCGTAGGCAAGCAAGGATGGGAAGCGATCTGCCAGGACATGGAGTCAGCATTCAGACAGAGGCAGTTTGAAGCAGGCGTTATCAGCGGCATCAGGGCTGTCGGCGAACATCTGGCCAGGCATTATCCGGGGCAGGGCGTTCAGGTCAACGAGCTGCCCGATCAGCCGGTTCAGATGTAA
- a CDS encoding CreA family protein: MKQKFAYCILLISFWMPAVYAEEVGCVMTAWKLIGANHKVCVQAFDDPKVQGVTCHISQAKTGGLKGTFGVAEDPSQFSISCQQVGPIVINGKLPEEETAFSENTSLLFKETRVSRLFDAKRNTLIYLAISRKLIEGAPASSISTVPIKPWGNQ; this comes from the coding sequence ATGAAACAGAAATTTGCGTACTGTATCTTGCTTATCAGTTTTTGGATGCCCGCCGTATACGCTGAGGAAGTTGGCTGTGTAATGACGGCCTGGAAACTGATCGGCGCCAACCATAAAGTGTGCGTACAAGCCTTTGATGATCCCAAAGTGCAGGGCGTCACTTGCCATATCAGTCAGGCTAAGACCGGCGGCCTCAAGGGCACGTTTGGTGTTGCCGAGGATCCGTCCCAGTTTTCGATTTCCTGCCAGCAGGTTGGGCCGATAGTGATCAATGGCAAGCTGCCGGAAGAGGAAACTGCCTTCAGCGAAAACACCTCACTGCTTTTCAAGGAAACGCGTGTCTCTCGTCTGTTTGACGCCAAGCGCAATACGCTGATCTATCTCGCCATTAGCCGCAAGCTGATTGAAGGCGCCCCTGCCAGCAGCATCTCCACTGTGCCCATTAAGCCTTGGGGTAACCAATGA
- a CDS encoding DUF1840 domain-containing protein codes for MLVKFMTKSHADIVLFGDIAQRLLKMMGHSGTVPSAIPAEEVPAALERLKSAVDAFAPAPAELPETSREDESKEPIVSLKHRALPLIDLFAAAARNNSYVMWEKM; via the coding sequence ATGCTGGTAAAATTCATGACTAAATCGCATGCTGATATCGTTCTGTTTGGCGATATAGCGCAGCGGCTGCTGAAAATGATGGGGCACAGCGGTACAGTGCCTAGTGCCATTCCGGCTGAGGAGGTTCCAGCGGCGCTTGAGCGTTTGAAAAGTGCCGTCGACGCGTTTGCGCCGGCGCCTGCCGAATTGCCTGAAACCAGCCGGGAAGATGAATCGAAGGAGCCGATTGTCAGCCTTAAGCATAGGGCATTGCCTTTAATTGATCTGTTCGCCGCTGCGGCACGGAATAACAGTTATGTGATGTGGGAAAAAATGTAG